The genomic window CGCACGATGaaataattgtaaaaaagttaCATCATCCCTTTCATACAAACTTCAAATAGATGCTCCACCAATGTCAACAAACAACATACATCATTGCATTTTGCAGGAaaactgtgaaataaaaaaaattatacatagcTCGTAGGCTGAAATATGATAGTAACATCGATACATTGTGGAATACATTTAtaggaaaaaaaaacccaaaaataaaaatgaaaaatagaaaaacgTAAATGAAAactgaaagaaaaaagaaaaacctctTATCATTTGGCCATTTTTTTGGCGACCTATCATCCATATGTGGTTTGTTTGTTCGTTTGTTTCTCAGTATTCATCTAAATAAGTATATAACATCTCATCTTTCTTCGATTTCCGACGACTAAGCAATGCTTTCAGCAGTCTTTTACTTTTGCTCGGAACTTGTTCGATGTCTTTCTCTGTTTGAAGTCTCATCGAAGCTGATTTCCGGGGCTCCGAGGGATACTGCCAATGATAAAACAACAGCAAATTATATCAGCATCATTAACATCATATGAATCATTTCCGGCATTAACAAAACTATTTTATGCTCACCCGCCGCCTTGCACCAGCTGAATTTGGAGTAGTCGGGCGGCTCTTATTTGGGGTCGTAGGCCTGCTCATTGATCCCGTACGTAAAAGTGGGAATCGATGCGGTGATACCGTTCGCTTCTCTGATTATGTATATAAACATCATTAGTGATTATAAACATGCATAGGATTGCagttcaaaaatataatttaataaaacatgcatcTGACCTAGTTCTTTTTTCGGGACTGTGGAAGTAAAAGAAAAGGTTGAAGATCGTTGCGGAGGCCATGGAGAAGGTGGCAGAGATCGCCCTTTTCTGAAACTGTCATTACAAGGATAAATATCAGTGTCTTCTAATTACACAATTAATTACACAATTAAGTACATATGGTTTATTTATGGTTAAAATATGCCtatagtccctatacttttcaaaagcTAGGAATTTTGTCCtattacttttcaaatttcaaaattcacgTCCAAATGTTAATACTGTTGAAGTTTTTTTTGGTTAACTTCAAGTTATTACATCATCTTTTTTAAATTACATAGctactaagtaagttttttttttcaaaataccacaaaaataaatttaaacaaaaaaaaatgcagTGTTAATAGCTGGACTTGAATTTGAAATCTGAAAATTAGAGGACTAAACTCCTAGAAATACAAGTTCAGGAACTAAATTCCTAATTTtcgaaaagtacaaggactataggcacattttaacctttatttgTTAACGCAAATTTAAGCCTTACCTGGCCGATGATGTCGGAGTTTCCCGGACTGAAGATGTTGGTGTTTCTCGAATCGTAGCTTGAACGGCTTAGAGGAGTCATTACAAGTACGATCAAGTTAGATTATGATCTTCtccaacatattaaaaaaatcgaTAAACAAGGATCGATAGAGCAAGTACCATTCTTGAACTGATGCCAGTCATCTTCGTCGTCTAGGCTACATCCTACGTATTTCGACTTTGTAAGGTTTGCACCATGCATGGTCTCCCCGACTGAAAATTAATCAAAGACGTTGAAAACATTACCGCATATCATTGTCTCCGTAATTGCTAAAAGGAACAGAGAAGGGTACATTACCTGGCAAGATGTATCGTTTATTGTACTTTGGCGTATTAATCACCGATGACTGTTGTGAAATCCCTTCATGATCAATATACTCGTGGCATGTTCGTAGTCTCTACAATACGGTACGTAAAATTTCAGTACTTCATGAACCATCGCTTGATGAAGCAAAGCAAAGGTTGGTGTTTTTTACTCAATTTTGGGATCATACATGCATGATACCCCATGCTTCAGGGATAATTTCCCTCTACAAGCAAACTTTCAACAGCAACCAACAAGAAAGGGTCGTAAAATAGACTTGTAGTTATCGTAGTTATCTCACTATTCAATGAAAATAATCCGAGCTGCTAACCTGTTCAATACAAGAGACTCGGAGCTCAGTTCCTGAAACCTCTTCGACTTTTTCATCTAAAAGATCGTTAACCTTGTATGTCACAGAACCCAAATGGTCTATAGTATTCACAAGTGCTTTGATGGTATAATCTTTCAATGTTTCTACCACTCTGCATATACATGAGGATCTTATACTTTTTAGACAACAATGGCAACAATTTAAGGTATAAAAGAGGAATTAAAGCAACTCACATCTGTTTTTGGTCATCATTGGTGTAGGAAAGTTCAAAATACTCAGCTGCTGTGTAGAGCTGTGATCTCAGATTTTTCAAATCCTGAAACAAAGAAAGTGTCATGAAAACCACGGCATACAAAGCTAACAGTAATCGGACTCGCGCATGAATGTTGGAAACCAGTATATATTCCCACCAGTatgttcattttttttctaatgtTTTCCATAAATTTCGAGGCCCTTGTCTGAAAGTGTCAGACACGAGTACTTTCACACTTGACTGACACAGATAGGGACTTAGCAACCTTGAGAAACAAGAAACATCCACCACTTGAAATATTAAAGACAAAAAAGAAATCACCCAAATTAGGCAATGTTTCAGCAATTTTACAGTAAAGGAGTAAAATTTCAAACATGATTATATGTAATCATGAGATAATTAAAGCTTGAAAGAATTGTAATCAGCTTATAGCACAAAGCTAGTGAACCTTTAAGATGCTAAACTTTGGCTAAGGGCtaaacacataaacaaaaatacaagCACTGTAACTAGGTACCTTAAGACTATCAGAGAACAACAAGCTCTGCTGCATAGAAATCTCATCATAATTCGATGGTTGTCGAGACATGGGAATCGCAGCAGCTGCAGCCATTAAACCGAGATCGGACCGACCGAGTACGCCTTAACCTGCATCATTTGAAATAATCAGAACATTAAAATCTCTTGAGCATTTTAAGCTCAAGACACTTATTCCAACCAAACATTACTAAGTTGGGgaaattaaaagacaaaaataacaaaaccaGACAGAACTTCAGGTACTAAAACAAGAAAACCCCATTTTTGTCTGAATCTTCAACAATACTAGAACACTATATTAAACATTTTAAGAACCCCccaaaaaacttgaaattttccaTAACCTTTAGCTTAATTAACTAAGCCAAATAGACAAATGGGTCTAGATCAAAACTCAGATGATTAAAACAAGCAATACCCTTGTTTTTTTGGTACAAAAACTTGAAGCTAAAccggaaaaagaaaaagagtgggTTTTATGAGTAGAAATTGCAGAGACTAACCTCGTCTACAAACAAGCTTGTTCTTTTGCTTTCCCACTTGTAGTACAACTGAACTTAAAAGAAGCAAATAGCTTTAGACCCACTTCGcttttaaccttaaaaatcaCCAGAAATTAAAAAAACCAAAGGCATAATGGGGACACAAACAGGGACTAAATGATTGAAGGAGActaataatatatgtaaaataaaaaataaaatttactaaacatTAGAAAACGACAACGTCAACAGGCGTCTACAGGCTTAAAAAGAGAGAGAATGAACGGggtttgttcttttttctttttttgctttttggTCCTTGTTTGAACTTTGAGGGACTATAGAGGGAAACAAACAGGCAGGAAACAGAGTTAGCACGCCTTTATATATAGTTAATTTTTATAGAGTAAAACCTGGGAAATTTTAAAGTGTTCAAACCCCATTTTAGTGGGGACAAGACTTGCTTTTTTGCAGCAGTAATCAAGTTCTTATCTGGTCTTAAGTATTTTCTGAACCATCACTACAATGACCGAACATGGTTTCATTACTTGTTTAAGAAAGGTCAAATTCTGCTATTGATCCCTGTACTGTGtataaattatagatttaatcTCTGTACTTTACTTTGGTCAAGTTTAGTCATTGCAATTTTCAAATATGTCAATTTTAGTCATTAGACTTctcaaattttgaaatctgaGTCTTGACCCAACAGTAGCAGTTAAATCTATtaggttaaattttactattaattttgTACTATGcctaaagttatagatttagtctcCATATTCTCCAATTAGATCATTATTAGTCCCtacaattttcaaatttcaaaaattcaattttgacgcaaaaaaaaaacaatatttaaatcCATAACTGACTTTTGTGTAATACGCGGAAATAGCAAGTTATCAAGTCATTTTATATGTGTTACCACATTAGAATTTAGAAATAAcagaacttaataaatttaacaattattgtttAGTTAtgtctgaaattttaaaattcataaaatatagggactaaattcataacttacatataGTACAAGTAGTAATGtcaaattttaacctttaataaaaaaatctttaaaccAGCCTTTTATATTTGGTTATGCTT from Gossypium hirsutum isolate 1008001.06 chromosome D12, Gossypium_hirsutum_v2.1, whole genome shotgun sequence includes these protein-coding regions:
- the LOC107947233 gene encoding protein ABIL2, which encodes MAAAAAIPMSRQPSNYDEISMQQSLLFSDSLKDLKNLRSQLYTAAEYFELSYTNDDQKQIVVETLKDYTIKALVNTIDHLGSVTYKVNDLLDEKVEEVSGTELRVSCIEQRLRTCHEYIDHEGISQQSSVINTPKYNKRYILPVGETMHGANLTKSKYVGCSLDDEDDWHQFKNAVQATIRETPTSSVRETPTSSASFRKGRSLPPSPWPPQRSSTFSFTSTVPKKELEKRTVSPHRFPLLRTGSMSRPTTPNKSRPTTPNSAGARRRYPSEPRKSASMRLQTEKDIEQVPSKSKRLLKALLSRRKSKKDEMLYTYLDEY